One Sphaeramia orbicularis chromosome 21, fSphaOr1.1, whole genome shotgun sequence DNA window includes the following coding sequences:
- the csrnp3 gene encoding cysteine/serine-rich nuclear protein 3 isoform X2, with product MQRAMSGILKRKFEEVEASSSPCSSLRESDDEVSCSESGDSSDSVNPSASGPFTPDSILKREKRLRTRRVHFENVTVYYFGRRQGFTSVPSQGGSTLGMSNRHSWVRQYSLGEFALEQERLHRDMLRDHLKEEKLNSIKLKLTKNGTVESEEANTLTAEDISDDDIDLDNTEVDEYFFLQPLTTKKRRALLRSSGVKKIDVEEKHELRAIRMSREDCGCDCRVFCDPETCACSIAGIKCQVDRMSFPCGCTKEGCSNSTGRVEFNPIRVRTHFLHTIMKLELEKSREQQQASPTNGYHSENNDPLVQSQHRLEYSLSDAVPQTASMHLQTEEMEEPLDEEDEDEDEEDDEEEEENEEDEEDDEDSSSVCSGLSDSSTQSLANSDSEDEEEDDEDEEKSENFEEDMATPSVSHTAVVPLSSVLCYSDASVAHDNHMNGNTYLMNSSSAEYYQLGSSSAISNGQNSQPSEPYGEALAFPDPVSTSNGSVTQGPFNMTAEQYTDYPNQTEEQYSANQHFPLTNGNPTTHLPCYTPDQEKKVMSKTAFVEQPENKNQTQFQNYLNNNNQGSYSSQSSCMTSEQPQQESDVNGHSDLTLLANNTKNLPLPDHCPEVTAI from the exons ATGCAGAGGGCCATGAGTGGAATACTGAAGAGGAAATTTGAGGAGGTGGAAGCCTCCTCCTCCCCGTGCTCTTCCTTGCGGGAGTCTGATGATGAGGTCTCCTGCAGTGAGAGTGGGGATAGCAGTGACAGTGTCAACCCCTCTGCCTCAGGCCCATTCACCC CTGACTCAATATTGAAGAGGGAGAAGCGCCTGCGGACCAGGAGGGTACATTTTGAGAATGTGACCGTGTACTACTTTGGTCGGCGGCAGGGCTTCACCAGTGTGCCGAGCCAGGGCGGCAGCACACTGGGCATGTCCAACAGGCACAGCTGGGTCAGGCAGTACTCCCTGGGAGAATTCGCCCTGGAGCAAGAGAGACTCCACAGAGACATGCTGAGAGACCACCTAAAAGAGGAAAAACTCAACTCAATCAAACTTAAG CTGACTAAGAATGGCACAGTGGAGTCTGAAGAGGCCAACACGCTCACGGCGGAGGACATTTCTGATGATGACATTGATCTGGACAACACAGAGGTAGACGAGTACTTCTTCCTGCAGCCTCTAACAACTAAAAAGCGCCGGGCACTGCTCCGATCCTCTGGGGTAAAGAAAATTGACGTGGAAGAGAAACATGAACTGCGGGCCATCCGGATGTCCAGAGAGGACTGCGGCTGTGATTGTAGAGTGTTCTGCGACCCAGAGACCTGCGCCTGCAGCATAGCAGGAATCAAGTGCCAG gtgGATCGTATGTCATTTCCATGTGGCTGCACAAAAGAGGGCTGCAGCAATTCAACCGGAAGAGTGGAATTTAATCCCATCCGTGTTCGGACCCATTTCTTGCACACTATAATGAAGCTTGAACTGGAGAAGAGTCGTGAGCAGCAGCAAGCTTCCCCCACCAACGGGTACCACAGCGAAAATAATGACCCTCTGGTTCAGTCCCAGCACAGGTTGGAGTATTCTCTGTCAGACGCTGTTCCACAGACTGCCAGCATGCACCTGCAGACTGAGGAGATGGAGGAGCCACTAGATGAAGAAGACGAGGAcgaggatgaagaggatgatgaggaggaggaagaaaatgaagaggacgaggaggatgatgaggataGTAGCAGCGTTTGCAGCGGACTGTCTGACTCCAGCACTCAGAGCTTGGCAAACAGCGACtcggaggatgaagaggaagacgACGAGGATGAGGAAAAGTCAGAGAACTTTGAGGAGGACATGGCGACTCCATCTGTGTCCCACACTGCAGTTGTTCCCTTATCATCCGTGTTGTGTTACAGTGACGCCTCTGTGGCACATGATAACCATATGAATGGAAATACCTATTTAATGAACTCTTCTTCAGCTGAGTACTATCAGCTGGGGAGCTCCAGTGCCATATCCAATGGCCAAAACAGCCAACCCAGTGAACCTTACGGGGAAGCCTTAGCATTTCCAGATCCAGTCAGCACGTCAAACGGCAGCGTGACCCAGGGACCCTTCAACATGACTGCCGAGCAGTACACAGACTACCCAAACCAGACTGAGGAACAGTACTCGGCCAATCAGCACTTCCCTCTGACCAATGGGAACCCTACTACCCATTTGCCCTGCTACACACCTGATCAGGAGAAGAAGGTGATGTCCAAAACAGCCTTTGTGGAGCAGCCGGAGAACAAGAATCAGACACAGTTCCAAAACTACCTGAACAATAACAACCAGGGTTCGTACAGCAGTCAGAGCTCATGTATGACATCAGAACAGCCACAGCAAGAGTCCGACGTTAATGGGCATTCTGACCTAACCTTACTAGCGAACAATACCAAGAACCTCCCATTACCGGACCATTGCCCCGAGGTCACAGCCATTTAG
- the galnt3 gene encoding polypeptide N-acetylgalactosaminyltransferase 3: MTTLRRVLRRRLHPLKLVIVGLVFVTFVFFIQWEVGSQSPQEDPWLKEMAVKRDAMLGMVIGAVNNFRVAMPKMQIRAPVRQQDSGDSVSCLPGHYTASELRPALERPPQSPLAPGAAGKPFHTDSLSPEEQKEKERGEEKHCFNLYASDRVSLSRDLGADTRPPECIEQTFKRCPPLPTTSVIIVFHNEAWSTLLRTVYSVLHTSPAILLKEIILVDDASVDDILKDNLDEYLKQLSIVRVVRQRERKGLITARLLGASVATGDTLTFLDAHCECFNGWLEPLLARIAENSTAVVSPDITTIDLNTFEFMKPSPYGQNHNRGNFDWGLSFGWESLPDHEKQRRKDETYPIKTPTFAGGLFSISKEYFYHIGSYDEEMEIWGGENIEMSFRVWQCGGQLEIIPCSVVGHVFRTKSPHTFPKGTQVIARNQVRLAEVWMDNYKEIFYRRNQQAAQMAKDKTFGDISKRVDLRERLQCKSFSWYLQNVFPEVFMPDLNPLRFGSVKNVGKESCLDAGENNEGGKQLIMYPCHGLGGNQYFEYSTHHEIRHNIQKELCLQGADGAVKLEDCQYKGRNTFVGAEQKWELKDNQLFYMPGLEMCLSARHEHPSLAPCNPLDRFQLWSFI, translated from the exons ATGACAACTCTCCGCAGAGTGCTCCGAAGGCGCCTGCACCCACTTAAACTGGTCATAGTGGGTCTGGTCTTTGTGACATTTGTGTTCTTCATACAATGGGAAGTGGGGAGCCAGAGTCCACAGGAGGACCCGTGGCTCAAAGAAATGGCAGTGAAGCGGGATGCTATGCTGGGCATGGTGATTGGAGCTGTCAATAACTTCAGGGTTGCGATGCCAAAGATGCAGATCAGAGCCCCAGTGCGTCAGCAGGACAGTGGGGACAGCGTGTCGTGTCTCCCTGGTCACTACACTGCCTCAGAGCTGAGACCGGCTCTGGAGAGGCCACCACAGAGTCCCCTCGCTCCTGGAGCTGCTGGGAAGCCTTTCCACACAGACTCACTGAGCCCCGAGGAGCAAAAGGAAAAGGAGAGGGGTGAAGAGAAACATTGCTTTAACCTGTATGCCAGTGACCGTGTGTCTCTGAGCAGAGACCTGGGGGCTGACACAAGACCACCAGA ATGTATTGAGCAAACTTTCAAGCGATGCCCCCCCTTGCCGACCACCAGCGTGATAATTGTGTTTCACAATGAGGCCTGGAGCACTCTGCTCAGGACGGTGTACAGTGTCCTCCACACGTCTCCAGCCATTCTCCTCAAAGAGATCATCCTAGTGGACGACGCCAGCGTGGATG ATATTCTGAAGGATAATCTGGATGAGTATTTGAAGCAGCTGAGTATTGTGCGAGTTGTTCGTCAGCGAGAAAGAAAAGGACTCATCACTGCTCGGTTACTGGGCGCTTCCGTCGCTACGGGTGACACACTCACCTTTCTGGATGCTCACT GTGAATGCTTCAATGGTTGGCTGGAGCCTTTGCTGGCCAGGATCGCAGAGAACTCTACAGCAGTAGTCAGTCCTGATATAACCACTATTGATCTGAATACCTTTGAGTTCATGAAACCGTCTCCATATGGGCAGAACCACAACCGGGGAAACTTCGACTGGGGCCTGTCCTTTGGCTGGGAAAGCCTGCCTGATCATGAGAAACAAAGGAGAAAGGATGAAACTTATCCCATTAA GACTCCTACCTTTGCGGGTGGACTTTTCTCCATCTCTAAAGAATATTTCTACCATATTGGAAGCTATGACGAAGAAATGGAAATCTGGGGTGGAGAGAATATTGAAATGTCATTTAGG GTGTGGCAGTGTGGAGGACAGCTGGAGATCATCCCCTGCTCAGTTGTTGGTCATGTTTTCCGCACTAAGAGCCCCCACACCTTCCCCAAGGGCACTCAAGTGATTGCTCGTAACCAGGTACGACTAGCCGAAGTCTGGATGGACAACTACAAGGAGATTTTTTACCGTCGTAACCAGCAAGCTGCACAGATGGCCAAAGAT AAAACTTTTGGAGATATTTCCAAGCGTGTGGACCTCCGAGAGCGGCTGCAGTGCAAGAGCTTCTCCTGGTATTTGCAGAACGTCTTTCCAGAGGTCTTCATGCCTGATCTCAACCCACTCCGCTTTGGCTCG GTAAAAAACGTGGGCAAAGAATCCTGTCTGGATGCTGGAGAGAACAATGAGGGTGGGAAACAGCTGATCATGTACCCATGCCATGGCCTAGGTGGAAACCAG TATTTTGAGTACTCCACACATCATGAGATTAGACACAACATTCAGAAGGAGCTGTGTTTGCAAGGGGCAGACGGGGCTGTAAAACTGGAGGACTGCCAGTATAAAGGCAGAAACACATTTGTCGGAGCAGAGCAAAAATGGGAACTGAAAGAT AACCAGTTATTCTACATGCCAGGGTTGGAGATGTGTCTCAGTGCTCGTCATGAACATCCCTCTCTGGCCCCCTGTAACCCCTTGGATAGATTCCAACTTTGGTCTTTCATCTGA
- the csrnp3 gene encoding cysteine/serine-rich nuclear protein 3 isoform X1 has product MQRAMSGILKRKFEEVEASSSPCSSLRESDDEVSCSESGDSSDSVNPSASGPFTRESDSILKREKRLRTRRVHFENVTVYYFGRRQGFTSVPSQGGSTLGMSNRHSWVRQYSLGEFALEQERLHRDMLRDHLKEEKLNSIKLKLTKNGTVESEEANTLTAEDISDDDIDLDNTEVDEYFFLQPLTTKKRRALLRSSGVKKIDVEEKHELRAIRMSREDCGCDCRVFCDPETCACSIAGIKCQVDRMSFPCGCTKEGCSNSTGRVEFNPIRVRTHFLHTIMKLELEKSREQQQASPTNGYHSENNDPLVQSQHRLEYSLSDAVPQTASMHLQTEEMEEPLDEEDEDEDEEDDEEEEENEEDEEDDEDSSSVCSGLSDSSTQSLANSDSEDEEEDDEDEEKSENFEEDMATPSVSHTAVVPLSSVLCYSDASVAHDNHMNGNTYLMNSSSAEYYQLGSSSAISNGQNSQPSEPYGEALAFPDPVSTSNGSVTQGPFNMTAEQYTDYPNQTEEQYSANQHFPLTNGNPTTHLPCYTPDQEKKVMSKTAFVEQPENKNQTQFQNYLNNNNQGSYSSQSSCMTSEQPQQESDVNGHSDLTLLANNTKNLPLPDHCPEVTAI; this is encoded by the exons ATGCAGAGGGCCATGAGTGGAATACTGAAGAGGAAATTTGAGGAGGTGGAAGCCTCCTCCTCCCCGTGCTCTTCCTTGCGGGAGTCTGATGATGAGGTCTCCTGCAGTGAGAGTGGGGATAGCAGTGACAGTGTCAACCCCTCTGCCTCAGGCCCATTCACCCGTGAGT CTGACTCAATATTGAAGAGGGAGAAGCGCCTGCGGACCAGGAGGGTACATTTTGAGAATGTGACCGTGTACTACTTTGGTCGGCGGCAGGGCTTCACCAGTGTGCCGAGCCAGGGCGGCAGCACACTGGGCATGTCCAACAGGCACAGCTGGGTCAGGCAGTACTCCCTGGGAGAATTCGCCCTGGAGCAAGAGAGACTCCACAGAGACATGCTGAGAGACCACCTAAAAGAGGAAAAACTCAACTCAATCAAACTTAAG CTGACTAAGAATGGCACAGTGGAGTCTGAAGAGGCCAACACGCTCACGGCGGAGGACATTTCTGATGATGACATTGATCTGGACAACACAGAGGTAGACGAGTACTTCTTCCTGCAGCCTCTAACAACTAAAAAGCGCCGGGCACTGCTCCGATCCTCTGGGGTAAAGAAAATTGACGTGGAAGAGAAACATGAACTGCGGGCCATCCGGATGTCCAGAGAGGACTGCGGCTGTGATTGTAGAGTGTTCTGCGACCCAGAGACCTGCGCCTGCAGCATAGCAGGAATCAAGTGCCAG gtgGATCGTATGTCATTTCCATGTGGCTGCACAAAAGAGGGCTGCAGCAATTCAACCGGAAGAGTGGAATTTAATCCCATCCGTGTTCGGACCCATTTCTTGCACACTATAATGAAGCTTGAACTGGAGAAGAGTCGTGAGCAGCAGCAAGCTTCCCCCACCAACGGGTACCACAGCGAAAATAATGACCCTCTGGTTCAGTCCCAGCACAGGTTGGAGTATTCTCTGTCAGACGCTGTTCCACAGACTGCCAGCATGCACCTGCAGACTGAGGAGATGGAGGAGCCACTAGATGAAGAAGACGAGGAcgaggatgaagaggatgatgaggaggaggaagaaaatgaagaggacgaggaggatgatgaggataGTAGCAGCGTTTGCAGCGGACTGTCTGACTCCAGCACTCAGAGCTTGGCAAACAGCGACtcggaggatgaagaggaagacgACGAGGATGAGGAAAAGTCAGAGAACTTTGAGGAGGACATGGCGACTCCATCTGTGTCCCACACTGCAGTTGTTCCCTTATCATCCGTGTTGTGTTACAGTGACGCCTCTGTGGCACATGATAACCATATGAATGGAAATACCTATTTAATGAACTCTTCTTCAGCTGAGTACTATCAGCTGGGGAGCTCCAGTGCCATATCCAATGGCCAAAACAGCCAACCCAGTGAACCTTACGGGGAAGCCTTAGCATTTCCAGATCCAGTCAGCACGTCAAACGGCAGCGTGACCCAGGGACCCTTCAACATGACTGCCGAGCAGTACACAGACTACCCAAACCAGACTGAGGAACAGTACTCGGCCAATCAGCACTTCCCTCTGACCAATGGGAACCCTACTACCCATTTGCCCTGCTACACACCTGATCAGGAGAAGAAGGTGATGTCCAAAACAGCCTTTGTGGAGCAGCCGGAGAACAAGAATCAGACACAGTTCCAAAACTACCTGAACAATAACAACCAGGGTTCGTACAGCAGTCAGAGCTCATGTATGACATCAGAACAGCCACAGCAAGAGTCCGACGTTAATGGGCATTCTGACCTAACCTTACTAGCGAACAATACCAAGAACCTCCCATTACCGGACCATTGCCCCGAGGTCACAGCCATTTAG